A single Aerosakkonema funiforme FACHB-1375 DNA region contains:
- a CDS encoding PAS domain S-box protein encodes MQNAVHNIHYSLALLAEYPNASKREKKQYLSRVASNQKKMKEWVYDNPNKFKHKYDLVEAEIARVLGQNERANEYYQLAIQEASQNGYIQEEALANELAAEFYLSLGIKKVGEFYLTQSYYTYIRCGAKAKVKDLEERYPEFFSSLVHRETISKDVAMTAAPTMGNSSAELHLVTLTKTSQSISTKGYESVLDISTVMKACQALVGEVVLDNLLAKLMLIVMENAGAESGFLILNREGKLLIEASGNMAKNEVKVRQSMPVTSSDILPVSAINYVSRSQSYVVLNDARTDGKFSNDPYIIAHQSKSVLCTPILGQGKLIGILYLENSLTTGAFTPARLEILKLLCSQAAICLENAQLYEAQKEYAQTLEIKVQERTQELQQEIIVRKQTELALRVEQEKFAKAFLSSPNPIAITNFSDGTYIDVNDSFSSIFGYSRSEVSGHTVLEMNILANPEEFNKYKQLLQVDGKIRNQELNVRTKSGDIRTILLSSDRIDLGGEVYILSVMNDITDRKRAEDALRQSEERYRAVVEDQTELVCRFKPDGTLTFVNDAYCRYFNAKRSELIGHSFEGLVPEEDKINIAQLLASLNSDNPIGTIEHRVLFGKVQRWHQWTDRAIFDEAGNFIEFQGVGRDITDRKQAEDALRESEAKFKKAKEAADAANRAKSEFLSKMSHELRTPLNAILGFTQVLARGSSLTKQQQEHLGIINRSGEHLLTLINDVLEMSKIEAGRIELHEHSFDLFRLLDTLAEMFQLKAESKRLQLIFERSQDIPQYVKTDESKLRQVLINLLGNAIKFTEKGRVILRASLAEKRIGETTIQFQVEDTGPGIAAEELPTLFDPFVQTETGKKSQSGTGLGLPISRQFIQLMGGDITVSSRLGKGTIFQFNIQIKLAEATEVPNQTLSQKVIGLAADQPQYRILVVDDKSEGRLLLFNLLSPLGFQVEEAANGAEAIAIWENWRPHLIWMDMQMPVMDGYEATKQIKAIQKSYSEEGNHYSECPVPPPVVIALTASAFAENRATVLAAGCDDFVSRPFREEVIFSKMSEYLGVRYVYEESAVKQKLQIPKQTTSWQLSSEDLAAMPKEWIVQLYQAAKALDEDKIVQLSEQIKNLDARLANSLVELAKKVRFDKITDLIEQINHD; translated from the coding sequence ATGCAGAACGCTGTACATAACATACATTATTCTCTAGCACTATTGGCTGAATATCCCAACGCTTCAAAAAGAGAAAAGAAGCAATATTTAAGCCGAGTCGCATCCAATCAAAAGAAAATGAAAGAGTGGGTTTATGACAATCCAAATAAGTTCAAACATAAGTACGATTTAGTGGAAGCAGAAATAGCACGAGTATTGGGTCAAAATGAGCGAGCAAACGAATATTATCAACTAGCAATTCAAGAAGCTTCTCAAAACGGATACATTCAGGAAGAAGCACTAGCAAACGAACTAGCAGCAGAGTTTTATTTATCTCTTGGTATAAAGAAAGTAGGGGAATTCTATTTAACTCAGTCTTATTATACCTATATTCGCTGTGGAGCCAAAGCAAAGGTTAAAGATTTAGAAGAAAGATATCCTGAGTTTTTCTCGTCCTTAGTTCACCGCGAAACCATCAGTAAAGATGTTGCCATGACAGCTGCACCGACGATGGGAAACAGTTCGGCAGAATTGCATTTGGTGACACTCACAAAAACTTCGCAATCGATTTCCACTAAAGGTTATGAAAGCGTGCTAGATATAAGCACAGTGATGAAAGCCTGTCAAGCGCTTGTCGGTGAAGTTGTGCTGGATAATTTACTGGCAAAGCTGATGCTTATCGTTATGGAAAATGCTGGAGCAGAATCAGGTTTCCTCATTCTCAACCGAGAAGGTAAACTACTGATAGAAGCGTCCGGGAATATGGCCAAAAATGAGGTAAAAGTACGGCAATCAATGCCAGTTACAAGTAGCGATATATTGCCTGTATCTGCTATTAATTATGTGTCTAGAAGTCAGTCATATGTAGTTTTAAACGATGCACGTACTGACGGAAAATTTAGCAACGATCCATACATCATCGCACACCAATCTAAATCTGTTTTATGTACTCCTATACTCGGTCAAGGTAAGTTAATCGGCATTCTTTACCTGGAAAATAGCTTAACTACTGGGGCATTTACTCCGGCACGATTGGAAATTTTGAAATTGCTCTGTTCTCAGGCAGCAATTTGTTTAGAAAATGCTCAGCTTTATGAAGCTCAAAAAGAGTATGCCCAGACCCTAGAGATTAAAGTGCAAGAACGCACCCAAGAATTACAGCAGGAAATCATCGTTAGAAAACAAACAGAATTGGCTTTGCGAGTCGAGCAAGAAAAGTTCGCCAAAGCTTTTCTGTCTTCGCCAAATCCGATCGCAATTACCAATTTTTCAGATGGCACATATATTGATGTCAACGATAGCTTTTCGAGTATATTTGGTTATTCTCGCTCGGAGGTGAGCGGCCATACAGTACTGGAAATGAATATTTTAGCCAATCCAGAAGAGTTTAATAAATACAAACAATTATTGCAAGTAGATGGAAAAATACGCAATCAAGAATTAAATGTCCGCACTAAGTCAGGTGATATAAGGACGATACTTTTATCTTCAGATCGGATCGATCTGGGTGGAGAAGTGTATATCCTTTCGGTTATGAACGATATTACCGATCGCAAACGTGCAGAAGATGCGCTGCGACAAAGTGAGGAACGCTATCGTGCAGTTGTAGAAGATCAAACCGAATTAGTTTGTCGTTTCAAACCTGATGGTACACTGACATTTGTCAACGATGCGTATTGTCGATATTTTAATGCCAAGCGATCGGAACTAATCGGGCATAGCTTTGAGGGTTTAGTGCCGGAAGAAGATAAAATTAATATCGCACAGTTGCTTGCGTCTTTAAATTCAGATAACCCCATAGGGACGATCGAACATAGAGTTTTGTTTGGGAAAGTGCAAAGATGGCATCAGTGGACAGACAGGGCAATTTTTGACGAGGCAGGCAACTTTATCGAATTCCAGGGAGTAGGTCGAGATATTACCGATCGCAAACAAGCAGAAGATGCTTTACGAGAATCGGAAGCTAAGTTTAAAAAAGCAAAAGAAGCCGCAGATGCAGCCAATCGAGCCAAAAGCGAATTTCTCTCTAAAATGAGTCACGAACTGAGAACGCCGCTAAACGCTATTTTAGGCTTTACCCAAGTCCTAGCGCGGGGTTCTTCCCTCACTAAGCAACAGCAGGAACATTTAGGGATTATTAATCGTTCCGGAGAACATTTACTCACCTTGATTAACGACGTACTGGAAATGTCCAAAATCGAGGCAGGCAGAATCGAACTGCACGAACATAGTTTTGACCTGTTTCGCCTCCTCGATACGCTTGCAGAAATGTTCCAGCTTAAAGCTGAATCTAAAAGATTGCAACTTATTTTTGAGCGTTCGCAAGACATACCCCAATATGTCAAAACTGACGAAAGTAAGTTACGTCAGGTGTTAATTAACTTACTAGGTAATGCGATTAAATTTACTGAAAAAGGTAGAGTAATATTACGGGCATCATTGGCTGAAAAAAGGATAGGAGAAACAACTATTCAATTTCAAGTAGAAGATACAGGCCCTGGCATCGCAGCAGAGGAATTGCCAACCTTATTCGATCCGTTCGTACAAACAGAAACAGGTAAGAAATCTCAGTCCGGGACAGGCTTGGGTTTACCTATTAGCCGTCAATTCATACAACTGATGGGCGGAGATATCACCGTCAGCAGCAGATTGGGTAAAGGAACAATTTTTCAATTTAATATCCAAATTAAGTTAGCTGAAGCGACGGAAGTTCCCAATCAAACACTGAGCCAAAAGGTAATTGGTTTAGCAGCAGACCAACCTCAGTATCGCATCTTGGTAGTTGATGATAAATCGGAGGGCCGATTGTTGCTTTTTAACCTACTTTCTCCACTAGGTTTTCAAGTGGAGGAAGCTGCTAACGGTGCAGAAGCGATCGCGATTTGGGAAAATTGGCGACCGCACCTAATTTGGATGGATATGCAGATGCCTGTGATGGACGGATATGAGGCTACTAAGCAAATCAAAGCAATCCAAAAAAGCTATAGTGAAGAAGGAAATCATTATTCTGAATGCCCCGTACCTCCACCTGTAGTTATTGCTTTAACTGCGAGCGCTTTTGCGGAGAACCGCGCTACGGTTTTAGCTGCGGGATGCGATGATTTTGTCAGCAGACCTTTTCGAGAAGAAGTGATTTTTAGCAAAATGTCTGAATATTTGGGGGTGCGTTATGTCTATGAAGAATCAGCGGTCAAACAAAAATTACAAATACCAAAACAAACCACTAGCTGGCAACTCAGTTCAGAGGATTTGGCTGCTATGCCAAAAGAGTGGATAGTGCAACTATACCAAGCTGCTAAGGCATTGGATGAGGACAAGATCGTACAACTGAGCGAACAAATTAAAAATTTAGATGCACGTCTAGCTAACTCCTTGGTAGAGTTAGCTAAAAAAGTTCGTTTTGATAAAATTACAGATTTAATTGAGCAAATTAATCATGACTGA
- a CDS encoding DUF6887 family protein: MKSDFQAMSRKELRAYILQHRDDDEAFYAYMDKVQAEGTWIEFPAPKSIDDLKHFPELLEKQRQKRREEE; the protein is encoded by the coding sequence ATGAAATCAGATTTTCAGGCAATGAGTCGCAAAGAATTACGAGCTTACATCCTCCAACATCGAGATGATGATGAAGCTTTTTATGCCTATATGGATAAAGTACAAGCGGAGGGAACTTGGATAGAATTTCCAGCACCTAAGTCTATTGATGATTTGAAACATTTTCCAGAGTTGCTGGAAAAACAACGGCAAAAGAGACGAGAAGAAGAGTAA
- a CDS encoding creatininase family protein produces MKSSFIPPTRFFPYLRWTDIQAMPDKANVVLILPVGAIEQHGPHLPLVVDAAIGEAVLGKALEKLEPDIPAYALPSLYYGKSNEHWHFPGTITLSAQTLLATITEIAESLYRAGFRKLVLMNSHGGQPQVMEIAARDLHVKYDDFLVFPLFTWRVPQITKELLTPKELQLGIHAGDAETSLMLSILPDQVKMEAAVMEYPDLPNDNLVTMEGRLQFGWVTRDLSQSGVVGDATVATKEKGDRILESLSDSWVKMIKDVYVFPQPTF; encoded by the coding sequence ATGAAATCGAGCTTCATTCCACCAACGCGCTTTTTTCCTTACCTCCGCTGGACAGATATCCAGGCTATGCCGGATAAAGCCAATGTGGTGTTAATTTTACCTGTGGGAGCGATCGAACAGCATGGCCCCCATCTGCCCCTAGTTGTGGATGCAGCAATTGGCGAAGCGGTACTGGGTAAGGCGCTGGAAAAACTGGAACCCGACATCCCAGCTTACGCCTTACCATCCCTGTACTACGGCAAATCGAACGAACACTGGCATTTTCCCGGCACAATTACCCTCAGCGCCCAAACTCTGTTGGCAACCATTACCGAAATTGCCGAAAGTCTTTACCGCGCTGGTTTTCGCAAACTGGTGTTGATGAATTCCCACGGGGGTCAGCCCCAGGTGATGGAAATTGCGGCGCGGGATCTGCACGTCAAGTATGACGATTTTTTGGTTTTTCCTCTATTTACGTGGCGGGTACCGCAGATAACCAAGGAATTACTGACGCCCAAGGAACTACAGCTGGGTATTCATGCGGGTGACGCCGAAACCAGTTTAATGCTATCTATTTTGCCCGACCAAGTGAAAATGGAAGCGGCGGTGATGGAGTATCCCGATTTGCCAAACGATAATCTTGTGACGATGGAGGGTAGGTTGCAATTTGGCTGGGTGACGCGAGATTTGAGCCAAAGCGGAGTTGTGGGCGACGCGACTGTGGCGACGAAAGAAAAAGGCGATCGCATCCTGGAATCGCTTTCGGATAGTTGGGTAAAAATGATTAAGGATGTTTACGTTTTTCCTCAACCTACTTTTTGA
- a CDS encoding peroxiredoxin, whose product MALRLGDTVPNFTQASNEGEINFYDWAGDSWVVLFSHPADYTPVCTTELGEVARLKPEFDKRNVKAIALSVDDVESHKGWIGDIEETQSVALNYPILADPDKKVSDLYDMIHPNATNTVTVRTVFVIDPQKKLRLSFTYPPSTGRNFDEILRVIDSLQLTDQYSVATPVNWKDGDDVVIVPSLKDPEVLKEKFPKGYQEIKPYLRMTPQPDK is encoded by the coding sequence ATGGCGCTTAGACTTGGCGACACCGTACCCAACTTTACTCAAGCATCGAACGAAGGCGAAATTAACTTTTACGACTGGGCAGGCGATAGCTGGGTCGTACTTTTCTCCCACCCCGCAGATTATACACCAGTTTGCACCACCGAGCTAGGCGAAGTCGCCCGTCTCAAACCAGAATTTGACAAGCGCAACGTCAAAGCGATCGCTCTGAGCGTAGATGACGTGGAATCTCACAAAGGCTGGATTGGAGATATCGAAGAAACCCAGAGTGTCGCTCTCAATTATCCCATTCTGGCAGATCCGGATAAGAAAGTCTCTGACCTTTACGACATGATCCACCCGAACGCCACCAACACCGTGACCGTTCGGACAGTCTTCGTAATTGACCCGCAAAAGAAATTGCGTCTCAGCTTCACCTATCCTCCCAGCACAGGTCGCAATTTCGACGAAATCCTGCGAGTCATCGACTCCCTGCAACTGACGGATCAATATAGTGTAGCGACTCCAGTTAACTGGAAAGATGGGGATGATGTGGTGATTGTCCCTTCTCTCAAAGATCCCGAAGTCCTCAAGGAGAAATTCCCCAAAGGTTACCAAGAAATTAAACCCTATCTGCGGATGACACCTCAACCCGACAAGTAA
- a CDS encoding cysteine synthase A yields the protein MDIKNGFIGTVGNTPLIRLNSFSEETGCEILGKAEFLNPGGSVKDRAALYIIEDAEQKGLLKPGGTVVEGTAGNTGIGLAHICNAKGYKCLIIIPDTQSQEKMDMLRTLGAEVRPVPAVPYKDPNNYVRLSGRIAFEMENAIWANQFDNLANRRAHYETTGKEIWEQTNGQVNAFTCATGTGGTLAGVAMYLKEKNPDVKTVLADPMGSALYSYIKTGDLKMEGNSITEGIGNSRVTANMEDVPIDDAIQIDDKEAVRVIYQLLKKDGLFLGGSSGINVGAAVALAKQMGPGHTIVTILCDSGSRYQSRLYNREWMASKELLPD from the coding sequence ATGGACATCAAAAACGGCTTTATAGGCACAGTTGGCAACACGCCCCTAATTCGGTTAAACAGCTTCAGCGAAGAAACCGGCTGCGAAATCCTCGGCAAAGCAGAATTTCTCAATCCCGGCGGGTCAGTGAAAGACCGCGCCGCCCTCTACATTATCGAAGATGCCGAACAAAAAGGCTTACTCAAACCAGGCGGTACAGTAGTAGAAGGAACCGCAGGCAACACAGGCATCGGATTGGCCCACATTTGCAACGCCAAAGGCTACAAATGCCTGATTATCATTCCAGATACTCAATCCCAAGAAAAAATGGATATGTTGAGGACGTTGGGTGCAGAAGTGCGTCCCGTTCCCGCCGTACCTTACAAAGACCCGAATAACTATGTGAGACTTTCTGGCAGAATTGCCTTCGAGATGGAAAACGCCATTTGGGCTAACCAATTCGATAATTTAGCCAACCGTCGCGCCCATTACGAGACTACCGGAAAAGAAATCTGGGAACAAACGAACGGTCAAGTTAATGCCTTCACTTGCGCTACCGGAACAGGCGGTACTTTAGCAGGTGTGGCGATGTACCTGAAAGAAAAAAATCCCGATGTGAAAACTGTTTTGGCAGACCCGATGGGCAGTGCGCTTTACAGTTACATCAAAACAGGCGACCTTAAAATGGAAGGCAATTCGATTACAGAAGGAATTGGTAACAGTCGCGTTACCGCTAACATGGAAGATGTGCCGATCGACGACGCGATCCAAATTGACGATAAAGAAGCTGTGCGCGTAATTTACCAACTGTTGAAAAAAGATGGCCTATTTCTGGGCGGTTCTTCCGGTATCAACGTAGGTGCAGCTGTAGCCTTGGCCAAGCAAATGGGCCCAGGTCACACGATTGTCACCATTCTCTGCGATAGCGGCAGTCGTTATCAATCGCGACTTTACAATCGGGAATGGATGGCATCAAAAGAACTATTACCTGATTAG
- a CDS encoding hybrid sensor histidine kinase/response regulator, which translates to MTEDLESKGKILIVDDTLDNINALATILTDCGYKVRKALHGQMALMGVQASPPDLILLDINMPEINGYEVCKKLKSDDKTREIPVIFLSALDDVLDKVKAFSVGGVDYITKPFQFEEVLARVETHLTIQRLQNKLAEQNALLQKSSALEREKSQQLEQALHQLQQTQAQLIQSEKMSSLGQTVAGIAHEINNPINFIYGNLRHINDYISQMLQLIQIYQQALPNPSTDIQHLQESLDIEFLAEDLPKLLASMKVGSERIRDIVLSLRNFSRLGEAELKPVDIHEGLDSTLMILQHRLNEQPNSPAITVVKAYGTLPLVECYAALINQVFMNILNNAIDSLESRFANDALSEDSTEQLNPSPTISISTQIKEGDRVIIRIADNGTGMTEAIQKKAFDPFFTTKKVGVRTGLGLSIAYQIVVEHHGGEIFCESVPGEGATFTVILPLRHRYEQKNINF; encoded by the coding sequence ATGACTGAAGATCTCGAATCAAAAGGAAAAATTTTAATAGTTGATGATACTCTCGACAACATCAACGCTTTAGCCACTATATTGACGGACTGTGGATATAAAGTTCGCAAAGCACTGCATGGGCAAATGGCGCTGATGGGAGTGCAGGCTTCTCCTCCCGATCTGATTTTGCTCGATATCAATATGCCGGAAATAAATGGTTATGAGGTTTGCAAAAAACTGAAAAGCGATGACAAAACTCGCGAGATTCCTGTAATTTTTTTAAGTGCCCTTGACGATGTACTCGATAAGGTAAAAGCTTTTTCTGTGGGTGGAGTAGATTACATTACCAAACCATTTCAATTTGAAGAGGTTTTGGCGCGAGTTGAAACGCACTTAACCATCCAGCGCTTGCAAAATAAACTTGCCGAACAAAATGCTCTCCTGCAAAAGTCGTCAGCTTTAGAGCGGGAGAAATCCCAACAGCTTGAGCAAGCTCTGCACCAGTTACAACAAACTCAAGCTCAATTAATTCAAAGTGAAAAAATGTCTTCACTGGGACAAACAGTGGCTGGCATTGCCCACGAAATTAATAATCCAATTAATTTTATATATGGCAACCTTCGCCATATAAATGACTACATATCTCAGATGCTGCAATTAATTCAAATATATCAACAAGCGTTGCCCAATCCTTCCACAGATATTCAGCATTTGCAAGAGTCGCTAGACATAGAATTTCTCGCTGAAGATTTACCGAAACTTTTAGCTTCTATGAAGGTGGGTTCTGAAAGAATCAGAGATATTGTGTTGAGTTTGCGAAATTTTTCCCGCCTTGGTGAGGCGGAACTCAAACCAGTAGATATCCATGAAGGACTTGATAGCACTTTGATGATTTTACAGCATCGCCTGAACGAACAGCCTAATAGCCCAGCTATTACAGTAGTAAAAGCATACGGAACGCTACCTTTAGTTGAATGCTATGCAGCTTTAATTAATCAAGTATTTATGAATATTTTGAATAATGCGATTGACTCTTTGGAGTCACGCTTCGCGAACGATGCTTTGTCAGAGGATAGTACCGAACAGTTAAATCCATCACCTACCATTAGTATTAGCACGCAAATTAAGGAGGGCGATCGAGTAATAATTCGCATTGCCGATAATGGTACAGGAATGACAGAAGCAATCCAAAAGAAAGCCTTCGATCCATTTTTTACAACTAAGAAAGTAGGTGTTAGAACTGGATTGGGTCTATCGATCGCTTATCAAATTGTGGTGGAGCATCACGGCGGAGAAATTTTTTGTGAAAGCGTACCGGGAGAGGGGGCAACTTTTACGGTTATTCTGCCACTGCGACATCGATATGAACAAAAAAATATTAACTTTTAA
- a CDS encoding UPF0182 family protein, which yields MLGKIIFQAIALLLGLWLVYNLLSHLAVEILWFNEVSYLSVFLLSLKTQLGLWAIASTASTVFIVLNLWIAQRWQHPKPETTKEQIRVSSVTRRIKLPWLMSAVVALSFLVGMMLIHYGRAALNFWQPDRSSATAPPLLPPRFDFSSIWQILGLPPGQIWWLGVLTIMAIPIICRPQFCLKAVGLLMSLCFGAIVSGYWAEVLQYFHPTLFNRTDPLFHRDISFYVFILPGRELLEFWLLGLFLYTFLAVALVYLLSGDSLSQGIFPGFSRSQQRHLYGLGGAFMLSIAFSYWLRRYELVYSNRGVTYGATYTDVTVQLPVYTGLSFLSLAIGVFLLWQTVFWFPKKKPWLNRISKILPIFFLFCVFTFAVLLPNAVQRFIVQPNELAREIPYIERGITLTRQAFGLDDIEVRTFEPEGGLTYEKIQANDLTINNIRLWDTRPLLQTNRQLQQIRPYYKFANADIDRYTLKSDNNDTEKRQVILAGRELDYSAVPKEAQTWVNKHLIYTHGYGFTMSPVNTVAAGGLPDYFVKNINSPNPNKGGGLETSSQKISVSIPINYPRIYYGEISDNYVIAPTNVNELDYPAGDENVYNSYDGRGGIRINSWWRRLVFAEYLKDWQMLFAENFTSKTKVLLRRNIDLRVRTIAPFLRYDKDPYLVVANANLYEADKSFSSTSRNYLYWLVDAYTTSERYPYSDPGDDKFNYIRNSVKVLIDAYNGKVFFYISDSQDPIINSWKAIFPELFKPLSEMPVTIRSHLRYPVDFYSIQSERLLTYHMIDPQVFYNREDVWQIPTEIYGNEPQRMEPYYLIMKLPTETKEEFILLLPFTPSQRPNLIGWLAGRSDGENYGKLLLYQFPKQELVYGIEQIEALINQDPVISQQIALWNREGSRVLQGNLLAIPIEKSLIYVEPLYLEATHNSLPTLVRVVVAYENKIVMGKTLEQAIKAIFMQPKPTPPIVRER from the coding sequence GTGTTGGGGAAAATCATTTTTCAAGCGATCGCTTTACTGCTGGGACTGTGGTTGGTCTATAACCTGCTGTCCCATTTAGCAGTAGAAATTCTATGGTTTAACGAAGTTTCGTATCTGTCGGTATTTTTGTTGAGTCTGAAGACGCAGCTGGGGTTGTGGGCGATCGCATCCACTGCTAGCACAGTCTTTATCGTGCTTAATCTGTGGATAGCGCAACGGTGGCAGCATCCCAAACCAGAAACAACGAAAGAACAGATACGGGTATCTTCTGTCACGAGGAGGATAAAGCTGCCCTGGCTGATGTCTGCTGTGGTGGCATTGAGTTTCCTAGTTGGGATGATGTTAATTCATTACGGTCGGGCTGCCTTAAACTTTTGGCAACCCGATCGCAGCAGTGCTACTGCGCCACCATTATTACCGCCTCGTTTCGATTTCAGTTCGATTTGGCAGATTTTGGGGTTGCCGCCCGGGCAAATTTGGTGGCTGGGTGTATTGACAATTATGGCGATTCCGATTATTTGTCGCCCCCAGTTTTGCTTGAAAGCGGTCGGGCTTCTCATGAGTTTATGTTTTGGTGCGATCGTATCCGGATACTGGGCTGAAGTTTTGCAGTATTTTCATCCCACATTATTCAACCGCACCGATCCGTTATTTCATAGAGATATTAGTTTTTATGTATTTATTTTGCCCGGTCGAGAATTACTAGAATTTTGGCTATTAGGATTATTTTTGTACACCTTTTTAGCTGTCGCATTAGTTTATTTACTATCTGGAGATAGCCTCAGCCAAGGAATTTTTCCCGGTTTCAGCAGGTCACAGCAGCGCCACTTATACGGACTGGGCGGTGCTTTTATGCTTAGTATAGCTTTTAGCTATTGGTTACGCCGCTACGAACTGGTTTATTCCAATCGCGGAGTTACTTACGGTGCCACTTACACGGATGTGACGGTGCAATTACCTGTTTATACCGGGTTAAGTTTTCTCTCACTGGCGATCGGAGTTTTCCTGCTGTGGCAAACTGTTTTTTGGTTTCCAAAAAAGAAGCCTTGGTTAAATAGGATAAGTAAAATTTTGCCTATCTTTTTCCTGTTTTGCGTCTTTACTTTTGCCGTTTTATTGCCGAATGCAGTGCAACGGTTCATCGTCCAACCCAACGAATTAGCAAGAGAAATACCCTACATAGAGCGCGGCATTACCCTCACACGTCAGGCATTTGGTCTTGATGATATCGAAGTCAGAACATTTGAACCTGAAGGAGGGCTAACTTATGAAAAAATCCAGGCTAACGATCTGACTATTAATAATATTCGTCTTTGGGATACGCGCCCCCTATTGCAAACTAATCGACAGCTGCAACAAATTCGACCCTATTACAAGTTTGCTAACGCCGATATCGATCGCTACACCTTGAAAAGCGATAATAATGATACTGAAAAGCGGCAAGTGATTTTGGCGGGACGGGAGTTAGATTACAGTGCTGTACCAAAAGAAGCTCAAACTTGGGTAAACAAACACTTAATCTATACTCACGGTTATGGTTTTACTATGTCTCCTGTGAATACCGTTGCGGCTGGAGGGCTGCCAGATTACTTCGTTAAAAATATTAATAGCCCCAATCCAAATAAAGGTGGTGGCTTGGAAACTTCCAGTCAAAAAATTAGTGTTAGCATTCCGATTAATTATCCTCGAATTTATTATGGAGAAATTAGTGATAATTATGTTATTGCTCCAACTAACGTGAATGAGTTGGACTATCCAGCAGGTGATGAAAATGTCTATAATTCCTATGATGGACGGGGTGGTATACGCATTAATTCCTGGTGGCGTCGTTTAGTATTTGCTGAATATTTAAAAGATTGGCAAATGCTTTTTGCTGAAAACTTTACGTCGAAAACTAAAGTGCTTTTGCGCCGCAATATCGATTTGCGAGTTAGGACGATCGCTCCTTTTTTACGTTATGACAAAGATCCATATCTTGTAGTTGCTAATGCAAATTTATATGAAGCAGATAAAAGTTTTTCCTCTACTTCGCGAAATTATTTGTATTGGCTAGTCGATGCCTATACTACAAGCGAGCGCTACCCTTATTCCGATCCCGGCGATGACAAATTTAATTACATACGCAATTCTGTCAAAGTTCTGATTGATGCTTACAATGGCAAGGTATTTTTCTACATTTCCGACTCCCAAGACCCAATTATTAATTCCTGGAAAGCTATTTTTCCGGAACTATTTAAACCATTAAGCGAGATGCCTGTAACGATACGCAGTCATCTACGTTATCCAGTAGATTTTTACAGCATCCAATCGGAACGATTGCTAACTTACCACATGATCGATCCGCAAGTTTTCTACAATCGCGAAGATGTTTGGCAGATTCCTACCGAAATTTACGGTAACGAACCGCAACGGATGGAACCTTACTATTTAATTATGAAGTTGCCTACAGAAACAAAAGAAGAATTTATTCTGTTGTTGCCATTTACCCCCAGCCAGCGCCCTAATTTAATTGGCTGGCTAGCTGGACGTTCGGATGGAGAAAACTACGGAAAGCTATTGCTTTACCAGTTCCCTAAACAAGAACTGGTATATGGAATAGAACAAATTGAAGCGTTAATTAACCAAGATCCCGTCATTTCCCAGCAAATTGCTCTATGGAATCGCGAAGGTTCGCGAGTGCTGCAAGGAAATCTTTTGGCGATTCCGATCGAGAAGTCTTTGATTTATGTAGAACCGCTTTATTTGGAAGCAACGCACAATAGTTTGCCGACATTAGTAAGGGTCGTTGTAGCTTATGAAAACAAGATTGTGATGGGAAAAACTCTCGAACAAGCAATTAAAGCAATTTTTATGCAGCCGAAACCCACTCCACCAATTGTTCGAGAAAGATAA